The Fibrobacter sp. sequence CCGGGGATTACACAACAAGGTACATCAAGACCCTTGATGATGTCAGCGATATACTTGTATGCACCAGGTTCTGCGTCTTCATTAGCCAAGTCACCGGAAAGGACCAACAGGTCAATTCCCTTCATAGACTCGGACTTCAAGGCCTTCATAAAATTTGCACGAACGTCGATATCCTGTACCAGGCTTTCGTCGTCACCGATATGCAAATCGGAAATTTGGCCTATTTTTAAAACTTCAGAACCCATATAGTGGTTATAATATAAGTTATTCGTTGTAACAGTTGTGTAAGTTTTTGAAAATTTCTCGCTTTTGTGACTATAATCATGCACAAAGTAAGATTTTCAGCAGAGTTTTCAATACTGTTCTGTGATTTCTCTGTGAACTAATATTGAAAACTAACCTTCAACACTAATCAACGTTGAAAAAAGTGAATAGAATTTGAATTTTCAACATTTCACCACGATTGAGTTAAATCCATAACTGGTTGAAATTCAATGTGATATATTTTCAGGCCGAAAATTCTATCAACTATTCACCCGACCAATAATCAATACTATTTATATAAATAAGTAGAGATTATTAGTAAGTGTGTTGATTAGAGATTTACTTCCTTAGCAGGCTGCTTTTCCTGCTGCTTAGGCTGGGAAGTAGCACCCATCTGGCAGTTACCCTGGAATACGGCACCTTCCTGGATGATGAGCAACTTGGTCTTGATGTTGCCAACAAACTGGGAGTTGCTTTCAAGGATGAGCTTTTCGGAGCAATCAATGTTACCCTTCACGGAACCTGCGACAACTGCGGAGTTGGTCTTGATTTCACCTTCGACATAGCCCTGACGTTCAATGATCAGTTCGCCTTCGATGGCGATGCTGCCATTCACATTGCCTGCGACACGGACATCGCTCTTACCGATGATGTCGCCCTTGATGGTAACGCTATGACCAATCTGTGTGATTTCCTGTTCTTTTGTAGCCATTGTTTTCCTCTTGTTGAAAAAACTTAGTAATTGAAGAAGGATTCAGGATCCAGAGCCTTTCCATCCTTGGTGATGGAATAGTGAAGGTGAGGAGCGCTTGCGTTCCCGGTTTCACCGATGGTACCGATGACTTCACCCTTATTAACAGAGCGACCCTTTTTGGTCCTGACTTCCTTCATGTGTGAATAGGTAGAAACGTAACCGTTCTTGTGGTCGATGACAACGGTGTTACCCAGTTCGCCTTCGGGACCAGCCGAAAGGACGACGCCACTGCCGGAGGCAAAAATCGGGTTGCCGGACTTTGCTGAAAAGTCAGTGCCTAAATGTTCATTACTTTCAGAGAACTTCTTGCTGACGATGCCCACCACCGGAAGAACGTTGGGAATACGTTCCAGACGGATTTTTTCCTCCATGGGAATCCAGCCGTGGATGCCTTCGTAGTCCACTTCGATTTTTTCGGAAGGGGTGTGGGCAAACTTGTTCTGGTCAATAAGGCTGTTGATCTTGTTGGAATCGTTCTCGATGAAAGTTCCGAGGATGTTCTGGATTCTGCTTTCCAAGACCCAGATGGAGTCGAGGCGGGAGAACAGCTCTTCGTAGTTCTTGTTCTGCTTGACAAGCTGGGCATTGGACACGCGCATCTTTTCATAGCGCACGAGAGTCCTGGAAATGCTGCCCATCTTGTAGATGAACACTCCGGTAACAGCTATCAACAAAACCAAGAAAATTTTCAGCGCAAGGAACCACTTTGTGGATATGCGGAATTTCTTGATTCCGTTGGAATCTTCCGGAATAATCTGTATGGTATAATACTTACCCTTCAAGTTCTGCCTCGGGTTAGCGGTTTTCCATCAGTTCCTGGATTCGGGTCAGGTCATCCATGCTGTAGTAGTTGATGACAATTGTACCCTTGGATTCGGAGGATGCGCTGGGATTCAGCTGGACCTTGGTGCCGAAGAAAGTTTCGAGACGGTTCTCGAAATTCTTCAGGTCGGCGCTGAGTTCACGCTTGGGTGCAGGCTGTGCCGGTGTTTCACCGGAACCAGCTTCGTTGCCACTGTGAACTTCCACCGGTTCCTCGGTGGATTCAGCCGGCTGAGCTGCAGGTGCAATTTCTTCACCGCGAATGATGGCTTCGATCTGACGGACGTTCAAACCTTCTTCGATGATGCGCTTTGCCAGTTCTTCTGCGTTTTCAACCTTGTCGGAGCAGAGGGCGCGGGCAGCACCGGAAGCAATCTTGCCTTCCTGGATCCAGTCAAGAACCTGAGTCGGAAGCTTCAGCAAACGAAGTGCATTGGTGATTGCAGAGCGGGACTTACCAACAGTCTTGGCCAAATCATCGTGGGTATAGCCGTGAAGTTCGATCAATTGTTGATAAGACTGTGCAACTTCAACAGGATTCAAGTCCACACGCTGGATGTTTTCGATAAGGGCCCATTCGCCCATGATCTTGTCATCCAGGTTTTCATAGACCTGTGCCTTGATGGTAGAAAGACCAGCAAGCTTGGTAGCGCGGGTACGACGTTCACCGCTGATGATCTGGTAACGGTCGCCCACCTTGCGGACAGCGATGGGCTGGATCAAACCATGCTTTTCGATGGTTTCGGCAAGTTCCAAAAGTTCGTCGTCGTTGAAAGACTTACGAGGCTGGAACGGGTTGGGGTCAACCAGGTTGACATCGATTTCAACAATCTTCTGCTGGTTTTCAGAATTTTTGTCTTCACTGTTGACAGATTCGCTGGAAGAATTCAAGTCAGAAATATTGATGTTGCTCTTCTGGAGCATAGCGCCCAGACTGCTACCGAATGCGAAAGATTTCTTACCCATTATAAAACCTACTTATCCCTGTTCAAAATTTCTTCTGCCAACTTCATGTATGCCTGGGCACCGCTACTCTGTACATCGTACAGGATGGCCGGCTTACCATGAGAGGGAGCTTCACTCAACTTCACGTTACGGGGAATCATTGCCTGGAACACGGTGTCGCTCAAGTTTTCACGAACTTCTTCGGCAACTTGCTTGCAGAGGCTGAGACGAGAATCGTACATGGTGAGGAGAGCACCTTCGATCTTCAGGTTTGCATTCAGGTTCTTCTGAACTTCGCGGATAGTCTTGAAAAGTTCAGTCATACCCTGAAGGGCATAATATTCACACTGCACCGGGATAAGTACGCTGGTTGCAGCCGTGAGAACGTTAAGTGTTAACAAGTTCAAGCTGGGAGGTGCGTCGATGATGATAAAGTCGAAGTTCTGCTTCAGAACATTCATCACGCGTTCGAGACGACGTTCGCGGCTCATGACGTTCACCAGTTCGATTTCCATGATGGCAAGATCCGGACCGGAAGTGATGATCTTCAGGAAATCAAGGCTTGTATCAAGGATTGCTTCCTTGAGATTATCATAAGTGATGTTATCCGGGTTTTCTGCAAGATTCAGAATTTCGTGGACATCCACGTCTTGCATTTCGTTGAAACCCAGACCCTGGGATGCGTTGCCCTGGGGGTCCATGTCGATGAGGAGAGTTCTCTTCTCCAGAGCGGCAAAACTTGCAGCCAGGTTCACAGCGGTGGTAGTCTTACCTACACCACCCTTCTGGTTGCATATAGCGATCACTTTACTCATTCGTTACCTCTTGTAACTAAAGCATATTCCTGTTCTTCCTGGGGCAATGCATATTTATATATGTGTACTGCCGGATCGTTTTCCAGGTGAACGATATTATTGTAACTCTTCAAGGTGGCGAAAATGCCACCCCGGGCAAGACCCGGCTGGGCGCGTTCCCAGTCGTTCTCGAAAGTGGAAAGCGCACGGCAGCTGACGAAGTCCAGGTAGGCAAGACCGGAAGTTTCGAATCGCTTGCCTACGACGGTCATGTTGTCCAGGTGCAATTCATCCTTCACAAAGTTCATGAACTGCACACGCTTGTTGCGGGGTTCCACTGCATAAAACTGAACATCCGGCATGGCGATTGCCAGCGGGAATGACGGGCAGCCTGCACCTGCACCCATGTCTGCCCATTTGATAGGTTCGAGGCTTGAGGCTCGAGGCGCCAGTGATTTGCCTATATATATATAAGGCACTAGGGAGTCGGTAATGTGGCGGGAGAGAATCTTTTCGGAATCCTTCGGCGAAATCAGGTTGCCGAATTCCTTGGTCTCCACCACCAAGTCAGCAAACTTGTACAGCTTGCCCAAGGTATCTGCGGACAGTTCCACACCATTATCGGCAAGGAATTTCAGTAGCAGATTTTTTTGCATTTCGTCCATTGACGGTTTCAATATCGCTTCCTTCTTTTGTGAAACTCAACATCCTATGGGATGTTGGCGCTTGCCTAATTCATAAAAATAAAATCGGGTGCAAGCGCTACATGCTCATGCTCGGTCATAGAAAAAATGCGTACATTTTTTCTGCGACACTCACTATCGCATGTTTCACGTGAAACAAACCATGACATAATTTAGATAAGGAAAAAAATAAAATCAACAAAAGGAAGCCCGGCCAATGAATTTTCTAAAAATATCTGTGGATATTTTTTTAATTGGTGTTGGGTTTTTGTGAATAAAAAATTTTTGGATGGGCTAACTCATTAATTTAAAAAGAATTAGTTTTTTGAAAAAGGCTGTGAACTTTTGTTGAATCAGACAAAAAGAGGAGGTGGAATATGCTGGAAATTGAGGTCATTCAAGGTGATATCACTAAGCTGAAAGTGGATGCCATTGTGAATGCTGCCAACAGATCTTTGCTAGGTGGCGGAGGTGTGGATGGCGCCATTCATCGTGCAGCTGGAAGAGAATTGTTGGAAGCTTGTCGAGTATTCGGTGGTTGCGAAACTGGGGAAGCCCGAATTACCCCAGGGTTCAAGTTGCCGGCAAAGTTCGTTATTCATACCCCTGGCCCCATCTTCCGGGATGGTTTTCATGGAGAGCCTGAACAGCTGAAAAACTGCTATCTGAACTCCATGAAGTTGGCTGAAGAAAATGGTTGTGAGACCGTTGCGTTCTCTG is a genomic window containing:
- a CDS encoding O-acetyl-ADP-ribose deacetylase produces the protein MLEIEVIQGDITKLKVDAIVNAANRSLLGGGGVDGAIHRAAGRELLEACRVFGGCETGEARITPGFKLPAKFVIHTPGPIFRDGFHGEPEQLKNCYLNSMKLAEENGCETVAFSAISTGVYGYPKKEATEIAIWAVRNYPVQKVKKVIFCCFGEDMLKIYQDVLKMMAP
- a CDS encoding ParB/RepB/Spo0J family partition protein produces the protein MGKKSFAFGSSLGAMLQKSNINISDLNSSSESVNSEDKNSENQQKIVEIDVNLVDPNPFQPRKSFNDDELLELAETIEKHGLIQPIAVRKVGDRYQIISGERRTRATKLAGLSTIKAQVYENLDDKIMGEWALIENIQRVDLNPVEVAQSYQQLIELHGYTHDDLAKTVGKSRSAITNALRLLKLPTQVLDWIQEGKIASGAARALCSDKVENAEELAKRIIEEGLNVRQIEAIIRGEEIAPAAQPAESTEEPVEVHSGNEAGSGETPAQPAPKRELSADLKNFENRLETFFGTKVQLNPSASSESKGTIVINYYSMDDLTRIQELMENR
- a CDS encoding ParA family protein, whose translation is MSKVIAICNQKGGVGKTTTAVNLAASFAALEKRTLLIDMDPQGNASQGLGFNEMQDVDVHEILNLAENPDNITYDNLKEAILDTSLDFLKIITSGPDLAIMEIELVNVMSRERRLERVMNVLKQNFDFIIIDAPPSLNLLTLNVLTAATSVLIPVQCEYYALQGMTELFKTIREVQKNLNANLKIEGALLTMYDSRLSLCKQVAEEVRENLSDTVFQAMIPRNVKLSEAPSHGKPAILYDVQSSGAQAYMKLAEEILNRDK
- a CDS encoding polymer-forming cytoskeletal protein; protein product: MATKEQEITQIGHSVTIKGDIIGKSDVRVAGNVNGSIAIEGELIIERQGYVEGEIKTNSAVVAGSVKGNIDCSEKLILESNSQFVGNIKTKLLIIQEGAVFQGNCQMGATSQPKQQEKQPAKEVNL
- a CDS encoding 16S rRNA (guanine(527)-N(7))-methyltransferase RsmG; this translates as MDEMQKNLLLKFLADNGVELSADTLGKLYKFADLVVETKEFGNLISPKDSEKILSRHITDSLVPYIYIGKSLAPRASSLEPIKWADMGAGAGCPSFPLAIAMPDVQFYAVEPRNKRVQFMNFVKDELHLDNMTVVGKRFETSGLAYLDFVSCRALSTFENDWERAQPGLARGGIFATLKSYNNIVHLENDPAVHIYKYALPQEEQEYALVTRGNE
- a CDS encoding M23 family metallopeptidase, encoding MKGKYYTIQIIPEDSNGIKKFRISTKWFLALKIFLVLLIAVTGVFIYKMGSISRTLVRYEKMRVSNAQLVKQNKNYEELFSRLDSIWVLESRIQNILGTFIENDSNKINSLIDQNKFAHTPSEKIEVDYEGIHGWIPMEEKIRLERIPNVLPVVGIVSKKFSESNEHLGTDFSAKSGNPIFASGSGVVLSAGPEGELGNTVVIDHKNGYVSTYSHMKEVRTKKGRSVNKGEVIGTIGETGNASAPHLHYSITKDGKALDPESFFNY